The following nucleotide sequence is from Nesterenkonia xinjiangensis.
CTCCGCCGGGGCCTCCGCGGCGTCCCCGGGTCCGGGCGGCGGGGCGGCGCCGGGGACGTACTCTCCCGTCTGCACGAGCGGGGCCACATGAGGGAAGCGCTTCTCGGTGATGACCTCGCGCAGCTGATCGACACCCTCCTCGGAGACCCGCAGCTCACCTTCGTCGGCCAGCGAGAGCTCCAGCTCCACCATGGAGGCGACATGCTGGGAGACCACCAGGATGATGCCGATCTTCTCATCCCGGCTCAGCGGCAGGGACACCATGGCGGCGAGGCCGAGGTCAGCTATACGCACGGAGTTGGGCATGAGCACCGAGGCCTGCCCTCGGGGGATCTCGAGCAGCCAGGAGTGGGTTCGCCACGCTTCCCGGAGGAGCGAGGCCCACTGGCGCAGCGCCTGCCGCCAGTCGGGGGAGAGGCGGACCTTCTCGGGCAGCTGCGCACCGGCGTCACCCATCAGGCGCAGCAGCTCATCCTTGCCGGAGACATAGCGGTAGAGCGACATCGTGGTGAACCCCAGGGATTTCGCCACGGCCTGCATGGTGACCGCACTCAGCCCGTCGGCGTCGGCGA
It contains:
- a CDS encoding TetR/AcrR family transcriptional regulator; translated protein: MADTTETGLPRAVAVAWGMQETPQRGPSRGLSHERIVAAAMEIADADGLSAVTMQAVAKSLGFTTMSLYRYVSGKDELLRLMGDAGAQLPEKVRLSPDWRQALRQWASLLREAWRTHSWLLEIPRGQASVLMPNSVRIADLGLAAMVSLPLSRDEKIGIILVVSQHVASMVELELSLADEGELRVSEEGVDQLREVITEKRFPHVAPLVQTGEYVPGAAPPPGPGDAAEAPAEDVEAEYDFGLDLLIAGLEIRIQAASSTS